The genomic stretch AAGGTTTGTAGTATTCTTGATGCTTAATATTGTAAAACTATAACAaaatgacatgttttctgttcaAGGCTTACCAGGTACATCGTGTTACTGTGCGTCACCAAGGTGTTGAAGGCGCTGGGCATGTTTGAGTCCTACGACCTCCTTAAAGTCGTCCACATCGTGCAGTTcatcttcattctgaaactgGGGTGAGTGAGCGCCGTACTGATCTATGGCTCGGTCTCCTCCTGTTTCTGTAGCGGGAAGGAGCCGGTGAATAGTGCCTGCATTATTGTCATAACTGCAGTATTGCCGCAGTAAATGGCTATGTTACAGTAGAAGTGGTGCTGGCCGCCCTGCTGTCGGTGACCTGTGTGGTTCTGTATGGAGGCGGTGGCCTTCAGCGTCTGATATCTTTATGGATAAGATATCGTTCTAGGACAATTTAAGCTTTGACTGTAATTTGGGATTTTACAAGCAGCACCACTATATACTGCACTGTGAGTTGTTATGCTTGGCCTACAAGGTATAATAAAGTAAGCTTAAAATCAAGagtcattaaaatgtatacgtattaaaaataaaataagtgaaataCAATAACTGCGgcgtaaataatacaataatttaatcCATTATAGTTGTGAGTTATTTCACTGCCATCAGCTGATTTCAAGGATTTCGAAAACTTGTTTAGAAACGTATAAAACGCTTTCACTTGTTCTTCAGAGCCTtgacaaaaaaagaaaccttaCTCCTCTCCAAAATGTAAAGAACAACTTGAAAAGCATTTTTGCCGGTGAGATTTAtgccaaaataaatcaaaacgtCAACCTTCCTGTCTGGCACGAGTTTGTAACCCGTCTTTTCAACACAGCTTTCAGTTAAAACGTGATATTTTGTTAGGTTTAACTTTAGGCAGAATAACTCGGCTTGGAAAGCTTCTCAAATTGCTCTGTCACATGTCATACAAATAACACTTTCGACAAACAGTGACCGTACTGATCAGCAGTGCCGTGTTTCTTCTCTGTGTTAAACAAGTAATAATGCACGAGTGTAGAAGCAGGGTGACCGCTGACATCAGTCCTGTACAGTGGCCATCAGCGGTGTCCTTCTCTCCCTGCAGATCTGCCCTGTTCCTGGTCTTCTTCCAGAAGCCGTTTTCAGCCGGAAAGACCATTTCAAAGCGACAGGTGAGGCGAGTCGTTCCCTTGTTACATCTGATCGTTAACTGCAGATAATAATGTTGCCAGCTAAGACCCCTGTTTTAAATCAAACAAGATTGATGTTACTTTTAGGTATCTtatgttaagaacataagaccatGTCCAGTCAAGAGGagtccattcgccccatcgtgctcgtttggtgtccattaataactaagtgatcaaggatcctatccagtctgtttttgaatgttcccaaattgtctcttcagccacatcgctggggagtttgttcagattgtgacgcctctctgtgtgaagaagtgtctcctgttttctgtctcgaatgccttgaagcccaatttccatttgtgtccccgggtgcgtgtgtccctgctgatctggaaaagctcctctggtttgatgtggtcgatgcctttcatgattttgaagacttggatcaagtccccacgtagtctcctctgttccagggtgaaaaggttcaggtcctcagtctctcagtaggacattcccttcagacctggaataagtctggttgctctcctctgaactgcctctagagcagcgatatctttcttgaagtgtggagcccagaactgtccacagtatccagatgagctctaactagtgcattgtacagtctgaacatcactgcccttgttctcaattctacacttttgacaatataccctagcattgtgtttgccttttttattgcttccccacattgtttggatggagaaagtgatgtGGACTCCTAACTTATTaggttattaatttattaatcgAATGCCATAGCAGGCTGTGCCAATACTGCTGTACCGCGGTGTGTACAAAATACATTCCTTTCCCACTGATGTGTATGAACATGTTTCAAACACTGTTTATTTTCTCCTGGTTCACATTCCACTAGTGCTCTGTAATAtgtaagatttatttttcttcgggtttttttatgtttatcatCAAAGGGGCCTTTCTCAAGTAAGGGAAATGTTTTGTCACTTGTCGATTCCTTCTGCACAACGTGTTAGTAATGAAGCACGACCGGGGACGACTTCAGATTGTGTGTCACAGGAATGGACACACGCAAAAGACACTGCACTCAAAGCACTGTACGCCACTCTGAAAGGTGTGTCCATTCCTGTGACTTTCTGTCGCTAGTTGTGTCGCAGAGCTGGTAgcgtgtgttgtgttgtgactTTCTGGATCTGCTTCTCCTCTCTTCCAGTGGATCAAAATCCTAAAACACGCAGTCGTCGGCTGTATTATTTCACTCCTGGGCTTTTTCGGTCTCACACTCTGTGGACCTTTAAGGTAAGATGAACACCGCCTGGGTGAGACATTTGTGTTCGTTCTTGGTTATCTGACCCTGGTGCCGGCTTCTGGGTCGAGCTGCTGTACGTGCTGCTACCGTATTTCAGAAAGGTTGTGAATAAAACTGAAAGaccagtgtttgtttgtttgtttgtttgccgtGCTCTCCAGAACCCTGCTGCTCTTCGAACACAGCGATATCGTGATCGTCTCTCTGCTCAGCGTCCTCTTCACCAGCTCTGGAGGTGGACCATCCAAGGTATGGCAGCTTCCTTCTAATAGAACCTCCCTTGTGTTATTTCACGGACTGTATACCTCGCAATTAGTGCTTTGATTAAACCACCAAAGCTCTTTGAGGTTAAGCGGTACAGTTGGGCACGAGAAAAGGAGTGTCTGGAATAAGCGATGCATTGCAGACGCACTGGCTTATTTGTTTGGCTTTTCCCGTTCCACTAGACCAGAGGGGCGGCTTTCTTCGTCATCGCAGTGATCTGTTTGCTGCTCTTCGACAACGACGACCTCATGGCCAAGATGGCGGAGCACCGTATCCTTGACTAAAGCAGCCCAGTGTTTCAACCCAGCGTCACAACAGACGAAGAGAAGATGCGTgaagggtgaaaaggttcaggtccctcagtctctcagtaggacactCCCTTGACCTGTGTGagcttgtgtgtgttgtctatttttttttttttcctcttgccCTCTGTAAATCTCTCTTTAAGTCCTTGACGTCTGACCGCAGCTGAGGGACACCACGACAGCGCACTGACGCACGCTCTCTACACGGCCATCGCGTTCCTGGGCGTCGCGGATCACAAGGTGGGTCTGTCTTTAGCGGACGAAATAAGAAAAAAGTCGATTCGGTTGAAAAGCTGCCGGACTGAGTGATTGGTCAACGTGCCTCGGTGCTAACGGACTCTCTCTTCCTATGTCAGGGTGGCGTCGTGCTGCTGGTGATCTCCTTGTTCTTCATGGTGGGCTTCCACACGGCCTCCAGGAAGCTGTCTGTGGAGATCGGGGGGGCCAAGCGCCTGTACTGTCTGTCGAACCTGGTCTCGGCCGCCGTCCTGCTGCCCTGGGTCATCGTGCTGTCGGCCACCACCGAGGTGAGCGGTTGTTACGAGCTTGAGTGTCGGGACTTGGACTGTTCCATCAGCACGGCGGGGGGGTGTTGGAAGAGAACTATAACCCATCGCCGAAGGAGGTTTGGTCAGAGAAAAGTGAGCCGTTCACTTCTCTGGCTAGAACACTCTCGGTATGAGGGAGACCGAACCCCAAACCCCTGTCTTCTCACGTCTGTCTCCATTGCTTCCGTCCAGAGCAAAGTGGAGTCCTGGTCGGCGCTTGTCCTGCCCTTTGCGATGGTCGTGTTCTCCGTCATGATCCTGGACTTCTACGTGGATTCCATCTGCATCGCCAAGATGGAGGCCCCCAAGTGCGCCCGCTACGGCTCGCTCTTCCTGGTCTCCAGCGGCCTGCTGCTGGCCAACTTCTGGACGCACCCCTTCACAGACACGCTGCGCTCCGTCGGCACGGCGGCCCTGCAGGACGGCACCGAGCACGTGCTCTCGGGGGGCGTGGTGGTCAGCGCCCTGTTCTTCATCTTGTGTGAGTGCCGGACTTGGCGTTCAGGGCTGCGATCTCTGTGACAAGACCTGCCTGACTTTTATTTGATGAATACATGACACAATCAAGCTCATTTTCAAGGTAAAAGTGCTAAAATCAcattccttttttccccctttttccaTTTAAAGCTGCCAATATTTTGTCATCCCCCTCCAAGAAGGGGCAGAAAGGCACGCTGGTGGGCTACTCTCCCGAGGGGACACCGCTCTACAACTTCATGGGTGACGCCCTGCAGCACACATCGCACTCGCTCCCCCGCTTCATCAAGGACTCTCTGAAGCAGATCCTCGAGGAGTACGACTCCAGGCAGATCTTCTACTTCCTCTGTCTGAACCTGGTGAGACCTTCCTCTGTCTGACCCGGGTGAGATCTGAGATGGAAGCCGGACAGAAGGCAGATTGGTGGCTTCCCAGAGTGTTGTCTCGCTTCAGAAGCTCCTGATTGACAGACGGACAGCTCTGTTTTAGAAGTGTAAAGTCGGGGTCTCGTTTCAATGGATGTTGACTGTAcctctttctcctcctcccCTGTGTCGGAAGGCATTCACCTTCGTGGAGCTGTTCTACGGCGTCTGGACCAACAGCTTGGGCCTCATCTCGGACGGCTTCCACATGCTGTTCGACTGCTCCGCCCTGGTCCTCGGCCTCTTCGCCGCCCTGATGACCAGGTGGAAAGCGACGCGCATCTTCTCCTATGGGTAAGCGGCGCCGGACAGACGCAGAGCGCGCTgcttggtggtggtgggggggtctcGCCGGCGCTGTGGTTTAACACACAGTTGTTGTTGTCACTTCCTTCCCTGCAGGTACGGCCGGGTTGAGATCCTCTCCGGGTTCATCAACGGCCTGTTCCTCATGGTCATCGCCTTCTTCGTCTTTGTGGAATCGATCACGCGGCTCGTAGACCCTCCCAACATCAACACGGACATGTTGACTGTGAGTCCGGACCCGTCTTCTCGTTCTTGTGGGTTCCTCCCCCTTCGTGATTCAGACGGAGTGATATTAATCGATCAGTGGACAGACGATCAATCGGGAATGATCTGTACATATTTTTAGTGTCCTGATTATTTGCAGACTTCTTGGTAAGGTGTATTTATAAAGCAGTTCTTGTGCAGAAGACTAATGACTCTTCACTCTACTAACACAACTGAAGAAACATCTTggcaatactactactaaactACTGTTAACTACTACTTATCGTGGTGATAAACTGAGTGGCATTTCCTGTCCTCTGCAGCCGGTGTCCGTCGGGGGTCTCATCGTGAATCTGATTGGCATCTGCGCCTTCAGCCACGCCCACGCGCACGGAGCGGCCAAGGGGAACTGCTCCTCCAACGACCACGGCCACTCCCACCACGGGCATGGCCACGGGGACCACGGGCACGGACACGGACACGGGGGACACGGACACGCACACGGGAGCCACGGGCACGGCCACTCGCACGGCACTGGGGGAGGCATGAACGCCAACATGAGGGGTAAGGGCTGCAGTCTGGTCCTTCCAGTTAGTCCGAGTTTTTATCTTCAAAGTCCTGGGGCGGGGGTTTAACCTACATCGGACCTGGGAAGAGAGCTCAGACTGGTGTGTTCAATTAGCTAATTGAGAAGCTTGGGTGGCCTCTGTGTCTTTAACAAGCCCTGAAACGGTGAGTTCACTGAGTAGACGATGCTGCGTGTGGTTCTGTTGCCCGCCCCCCCCCAGCGAAGGGGCTGTTGGGTTCATCACCGTGCGCTGAGGCGGGACTGACGGTGCCGCGCCCTTCTGTTGCAGGCGTCTTCCTGCACGTCCTGGCCGACACGCTGGGCAGCGTGGGCGTCATCATCTCCACGGTGCTGATCCGCCAGTTCGGGTGGCTGATCGCCGACCCCATCTGCTCACTCTTCATCGCCGTGCTGATCTTCCTCAGTGTCATCACCCTGCTGAAGGACGCCTGCGAGGTGCTGCTGCTGAGGATCCCCCCCGAGCACGAGAAGGAGCTCAGCCATGCCCTGGAGAAGGTGGGGTTCCCGTGTGTCTGTCCGGCCACTGAAATGCACGCCCTCCATCGTGTCGTTCTTCGGCAAGACCA from Amia ocellicauda isolate fAmiCal2 chromosome 8, fAmiCal2.hap1, whole genome shotgun sequence encodes the following:
- the slc30a5 gene encoding proton-coupled zinc antiporter SLC30A5, whose amino-acid sequence is MDDKYSSNVISSGQLGPVEVPNARLTRYIVLLCVTKVLKALGMFESYDLLKVVHIVQFIFILKLGSALFLVFFQKPFSAGKTISKRQWIKILKHAVVGCIISLLGFFGLTLCGPLRTLLLFEHSDIVIVSLLSVLFTSSGGGPSKTRGAAFFVIAVICLLLFDNDDLMAKMAEHPEGHHDSALTHALYTAIAFLGVADHKGGVVLLVISLFFMVGFHTASRKLSVEIGGAKRLYCLSNLVSAAVLLPWVIVLSATTESKVESWSALVLPFAMVVFSVMILDFYVDSICIAKMEAPKCARYGSLFLVSSGLLLANFWTHPFTDTLRSVGTAALQDGTEHVLSGGVVVSALFFILSANILSSPSKKGQKGTLVGYSPEGTPLYNFMGDALQHTSHSLPRFIKDSLKQILEEYDSRQIFYFLCLNLAFTFVELFYGVWTNSLGLISDGFHMLFDCSALVLGLFAALMTRWKATRIFSYGYGRVEILSGFINGLFLMVIAFFVFVESITRLVDPPNINTDMLTPVSVGGLIVNLIGICAFSHAHAHGAAKGNCSSNDHGHSHHGHGHGDHGHGHGHGGHGHAHGSHGHGHSHGTGGGMNANMRGVFLHVLADTLGSVGVIISTVLIRQFGWLIADPICSLFIAVLIFLSVITLLKDACEVLLLRIPPEHEKELSHALEKIQKIEGVLSYRDPHFWRHSASVIAGTVHLQLMSDVVEQRIIQQVTAVLKDAGVNNLSVQVEKEAYFQHMSGLSSGFQEVLAMTKQMESIKYLKDGTCIMCREMALRVTRNSQLNAENRTAVAAKGAAGKPGLRPRAVLGEIGNKTAVPRPAAKKEINPVKVVQRKPIRSQSTSDAPVLKKSVVKSSVPEPVQVKPEPSSPSPMETSGCEPEDLCQAFSDVLLNIKDVDADDYDNPMLCSEYVKDIYNYLRQLEVDQAVKPKFLEGQEVTGNMRAILVDWLVQVQMKFRLLQETMYMTVGIIDRFLQINPVPKKQLQLVGVTSMFIASKYEEMYPPEIADFAYVTDRTYTTAQIREMEMKIMRALDFGFGRPLPLQFLRRASKIAEVTAEQHTLAKYFMELTMADYDMSHFPPSQIAAAALALTLQIFGGEWTPTLQHYLGYTESALLPVIQHIAKNVVKVNEGLTKHVAVKNKYASQKQMKISALPKLKSPLVRNLARPLLP